The segment tAGAAAACTACCCTATTCATAACATTTAAGAATATTGCTGTACATACCTTGGCAGAAGTAATTGTACCGAATGGAGCAAATTCTTTTCTGAGACGCTCGTCATCAATTGTGTCATCTAAGTTTTTAACATACAAATTAACTCCTTGGTAACGAGTCAAACGTTCAGATTTTAATTGCTCAAATTTACGTTTCAATTCCTTTTGGCGCTCAGCTTTCTTTTGAGCTCGTCCCACATATAAAGGCTTTCCTTcgacaagttctttaccattcAGTTCCATACAAGCCCTCTCAGCTGCATCTGGGTCTTCAAATGCAACAAACCCAAAACCTCTGGATGTTCCATCGTCCTTATACATCACTTTATGGCTTGTAATACGTCCATACTTTTCAAACATCTCCTTCAACATTTCGTCAGAGAAATCTTCTCCAAAGTTTTTCACATAAACATTGGTGAACAGTTTAGCCTTCTCACCGAGTTCCTTTTCACGTTCCTTACGAGGAATGAATCTGCCTACGTATACTTTTTTCCCATTTAACAACATACCATTAACTTTTTCAATTGACTTATTGGCTGCTTCTTCAGTTTCAAAATGTACAAAACCATATCCTTTTGAGGCACCAGTTTCATCTTGAGCTACTTTACAACTCAAGATATTTCCAAAAGCCGAGAAAGTGTCATACATTGCTTTGTTGTCAATGGTCTTGTCaaggtttttaataaaaacattaccaACTCCAGACTTGCGCAGGGAAGGATCTCTTTGGGACCACATGATTCTAATTGGCCTGCCTTTAATGATGTCAAAATTCATGGAGTCCAAAGCTCTTTCAGCTAAAACAGACAAATGTTTTTACTAACAATTTACATGTTTAATATGGGATATCTATTTTCAACATTAAGTTAACACATGTAAGGAGTtccaaaatgaaattttaattataaggaTCTACTGACATAATTTATCCAAATTTTATGAATTCTGCTTACACATATTAGAGACAAAGACATGGCTACAATCCCTGGTAAATAGAAATTTGTAttgatatgtataattcatttgTTTTCCAAGAAGCCAACGAATGGCGATTATCACGGAACACTAGTATTGCAACAAGTTTGTCATTGACACAATTTGTCGTTCTAGTCGAAACAAAACTTGAAAGTAGAACTATTTTAACGCCACACTTTCATTCTGAACAATTATAAACGGTAATTGcaccatattttataaaattacgatgcaatattttataccataTGGTAGTAGTCTGGCATGACAAGTTTTCGCAACTAGGTATATAatgagaaataaagaaaaacaaatgatTAATGGGTACTCACCGTCGGCAGGCTGCTGGAAATTTACATAAGCGTAGCCAAGGGATCTACGAGTTATCATGTCGCGGCAAACGCGTATAGAGAGTACTGGACCAGCAGTTGAAAATTTCTCAAACAACATGGCTTCAGTAATATCGGAGTGTAAATCTCCAACATACAGCGAAGCCATCGGGTAATTGGGTGGTCCAGGATTCATTTTGCAAGCTCACTTATATCGTTTTACGTGGACATTAACTAAACTTAGTAAAGATAAACTTCACTTTCTCTTTATAATGACTATCGCATTCCTCAGACCACGTTGCACGCTTACGTACACTAACTTAAAATCAAGTGATTcccgtttattttttattattttactatttttttgggtttttaattattttatgttttttttttttattttacaagaatattttcacgaaatcCTGAGGATTGTGTGACCTACCCGAGGGAACACACAACCTCACGTGAACACACCTTGCTCACCAAAGGAAAAGGTGACGTTTGACGAAAACCAAAATGGCGTACGAATCATGAGGCGGTACGACAGAATTATAGAGAGAGGCAAGCATTTTCAGACACGGAAATCTGaatctgaaaatatttacttcacaCCTTCCTAAATTATTTcctaagttaatttaaataataatgttgataaaaaGGAATGTTTCTACTACGAATTTTCGACGCAACGCTATACAAAGgcattttttcaaattaatgtaaccaaattaattttttatggcttttacttttaggtttccatataatcggttctccttcaagcaactatcgagttgcttgaaggagaaccgaGTTATCGAACTTTAGTAGTAGTActttagaactaaagttcgaaAGTTATCgaactttgaacgctttgatgtgtggtcgaaaaagcgataccgaatggcaaatacgcaaacatttaaacaaactttgcacaaatacgcaaatacccgtgccacacatgagttcaaacaagtgttcaaatatcATTGCTATGTGCGGTCTGTGTTATAACGCGGCAACGCCTTCTTTTATGGGATCCGCAGCGTCCTTGATTTAGATGCtgaattactggtggtaggtctttggtatgtgagagttcgcctgggtagataccaccgcaatgtctatttctgccaccaagcagcagtgtgtagtcattgttgtgttccggtttgaagaatattgtagccaatgtaactactggacataataagacttaacatctcatttctcagatggggagcgcagtgaaataccaaacaatcctttgtatttgtaattcaaggtgttggatggtgtatctaATGTTTATGCTAATGCTGTTTGTGtaatgcttaccatcaagccaatcgcaagctcatctcgtcattcaaagcaataaaaaaaatgcgaaaACCATTTGTTTTTACCAAAACCTATCAATATAGCCAGTAATTTGTCGATGGTATTGCTATACCATCGATAAATTACTATTATGTTGACTATCGataggtaataaaatatctatcgaTATGCAACACTAGCTTATTATGCATGAGATTTACTGTCCACAtactttactttatattataattctttttgagATTTACCGTTTTTTTCAAAAACGATTGAAGGCCTGTGTTGAAATTTATTTCGaaggaataataaatacatttaggaataaaaagataaaagatAAAACGCATTTCTTAAAGTAAACTTAATGCGTCTAAGACTTTTTGAAAGGtacttgttaataaattaacaaaataattgatgGCGTAGTACaatttgaaatgtaaaacatACTTTGAAGATAAATTTTTACAGTATGGAATTTTAGGGATGCTatcaatttttttctaaataacataTACGATTCGGTCATGTATTGATTATATCGATTACAAAATACTGATATTATGTATCACGAATTTACTATTCACTTGCATGACTGTGTTTTGTGAATCGATATCGACTCATAACTTTGCATGTGTCATAACATCACTAGACCAATTCTTTCTTTTGTGGTATCTTGTGTCTGTGCAGTGGTTAGTGTTTTGATAAATCCATGTTTTACTTGTGAATCATTTATGCATACTTTGTTATAATGtgtgatttttatgaattattagtAATGGCACATCCCACccgtgatattttatttatttttcattccaggtgaaataatttttcacaATGGGTAAGGGGAATAACATGATACCAAATGGCCATTTCCATAAGGATTGGCAAAGATTTGTGAAGACATGGTTCAACCAACCTGCTCGTCGACACCGTAGGAAGCAGAACAGAATTAAGAAAGCTAAAGCTATTGCTCCCCGACCAGCGGCTGGCCCTTTGAGACCCGTGGTCCGTTGTCCGACTGTTCGCTATCATACGAAGGTTCGTGCCGGTCGGGGCTTTACTCTGCGTGAAATTAGGGtaagtttttagtattttatttacttatttcaaaCTCTCTAATTATTGTTCAAAGTAttacttttcaatttatttacatttagcATACTGTACCAAGataggttataaaaatatgtcatattgTGGTTTCAAGAATTcttgaaaaagaaatattgtatttatatctgctattattactaaatattggTGAAATCACTGACAGGTAAGTGGTCGAagccatattataaaaaaaagtgattaaatacatattttgtaaccaAAATTCCTTGGTCAAAAATGGCATTCTTTGTTTTGGCATTGTTAGGTTTACTGTCTtctgttataataaaactatttccaaGGTTACCAAACTgtcagaaaattattttaatttttctcctcttaaaaaaaacaataaatatattataaaccaagaTCCCagccacatctgtctgcctgactgaacactataaactcaaaaactaccccaacagattttgataaaatttggtatggagatagtttgagaccctgtaAAGGATGTATGCTACTTTACATCCTTGGAAAATATAGAGCactatttttatcccagaatcttcattatataaagctgaaggatttgtttatttgtatgcaataacattatgaattataataggttcgattttaaaaaattgtttagtgTTGGAAAACTTACTTATggtgtatatcatcacgctatgatcaaaaggaacagagcataaataaaaaatgttgcaaaaacatgGTCAATTTTATTCtcttgagagcttctgttgcgtttGCTGAGTAAACTGTTGAAAGTTACGAAAGAAATATGTATGACAGACTTGttcttaaaaagttaaaaaaatatatattataaaacaaagtccccggcTGCATCTGTATACCTGTCAACTACccaatggatttagatgaatttagtatttagtatggagataatttgaaattctgggaagaatatagccaaatttttatcctggaaaaatatatagtgtgacTTAATAGACTTAATAGAACTTTATAGAAAACTCTAGTCTGAAAAACTATCATGCGGGcggagctgcaagcaaaagATAGTGAATTCATAAtcagataaataattatactaattccAACTGCTTTTAATTAGGTTACAAAATTCTAAACTTTAATCAAAATCTAAACAATCCATctccataataaaacaatatctatttaattCAGGGTTCCAATGGTTCagatgtaatttatataattttgaataattccTGGTAAGGATTTATTCCATATATGTATTGCTATGTTTGTTTATAGACATTAATATGTATTACAGGCTGCTGGTTTAAATCCTGCATTTGCAAGAACAATTGGCATAGCTGTTGATCCCCGTAGACGCAACAAATCAGTGGAGTCATTACAGATTAATGTCCAGAGACTTAAAGAATACAGAGCTCGTCTCATCTTGTTCCCCAAGGGCAAGAAGGtaagttgatttttatttaacatgtcTAATAATATTAGCTCTACAGTCTTAAAGCATCTATAGAAAATTGAATAAAGTGCAGTCAAACCATGAATGCAGAGCTCTGTTCTATATATTCCATATTTTGTCGCCCATTgttatggagggaagtggatgCCCTACAGAAGGTGATTAGTGGGTTTGTATACAGGATTGTCTACATAGCCATGGTTGATTGTGTAGCAAACAGTATGCCGCACATTATCATTGTAGGTCTGGCTAGTTCGATCGCTTGCTGATGCAATTGGTGTGCGTTTGGGCGACACATCGCAGCAATCGACGATTTAGTCGCTGTTCAACATTCGCGTACCGAATTCATTGTCTATTGCAGCAATGGGTTCCTAGCGCAACATTCTTATTGATTGTCAATAAGATCTTGAATTAGTTGTCTATGACTATACTGTTGTTTGATTTAAGATAATTTGCCCATTGCCTCCTTTTTACTT is part of the Manduca sexta isolate Smith_Timp_Sample1 chromosome 10, JHU_Msex_v1.0, whole genome shotgun sequence genome and harbors:
- the LOC115455635 gene encoding polyadenylate-binding protein 1-A, encoding MNPGPPNYPMASLYVGDLHSDITEAMLFEKFSTAGPVLSIRVCRDMITRRSLGYAYVNFQQPADAERALDSMNFDIIKGRPIRIMWSQRDPSLRKSGVGNVFIKNLDKTIDNKAMYDTFSAFGNILSCKVAQDETGASKGYGFVHFETEEAANKSIEKVNGMLLNGKKVYVGRFIPRKEREKELGEKAKLFTNVYVKNFGEDFSDEMLKEMFEKYGRITSHKVMYKDDGTSRGFGFVAFEDPDAAERACMELNGKELVEGKPLYVGRAQKKAERQKELKRKFEQLKSERLTRYQGVNLYVKNLDDTIDDERLRKEFAPFGTITSAKVMLEDGRSKGFGFVCFSSPEEATKAVTEMNGRIVGTKPLYVALAQRKEDRKAHLTSQYMQRMASVRMQQMGQIFQPGGAGGYFVPTIPPAQRFYGPAQMTQIRPSPRWTAQPPVRPSTQTAASAYANMQPPYRPAPRAPAQATLRTSLGARPITGQQGVATAAASIRAPLVTQSSRPAGYKYTANMRNPPAPQPAVHIQGQEPLTATMLAAAPLQEQKQMLGERLFPLIQRMHPDLAGKITGMLLEIDNSELLHMLEHGESLKAKVDEAVAVLQAHQAKQQATKKE
- the LOC115455642 gene encoding 60S ribosomal protein L13, whose protein sequence is MGKGNNMIPNGHFHKDWQRFVKTWFNQPARRHRRKQNRIKKAKAIAPRPAAGPLRPVVRCPTVRYHTKVRAGRGFTLREIRAAGLNPAFARTIGIAVDPRRRNKSVESLQINVQRLKEYRARLILFPKGKKVLKGEANEEERKVATQLKGPLMPVQQPAPKSVARPITDEEKDFKAYQYLRGARSIAKLVGIRAKRLKDAAENPDDVTKAPTAVKETKAKK